One Formosa agariphila KMM 3901 genomic window, AGCCGTTGGCTTTGTTAATTAATTCGGATTGCAGTAAAAAGATATCGTAACCAGAAATTCCTGGTCCGGCCAATAACACCATGAAGTTAACATCTTTAGATTTCGACGCCACCATAGGGGCAATTAAACCGCCCTCGCTATGCCCAACTAAACCAATTTTATGAGAATTGATATCTTGTCGTGTTTTTAAATATGCCATTGCACTTTCTACATCTGTAGCAAAATCTGCAGTGGTAGCCGTTTTAAAATCTCCGCTAGATTGCCCTACACCTCTATCGTCATAACGTAACACTGCTATGCCGTGTTTCGTTAAATAGTCAGAGATTACTAAAAAGGGTTTATGCCCTAATAGTTCCTCATCTCTATTTTGCGGACCACTTCCCGAAATTAAAATAACCACTGGGAAATTGGTGCCATTTTTAGGCAATGTTAATGTACCCGATAATGTAATATCAGCTTTGGTATTTTTAAAAGTCACCGCTTCCGAATTATACGGATACGGCTTTTTAGGTTCTTGTGGCCTGTTTACGATGTCTTTCTCGATAGGTTCTCTAGATAAATTCATTGGAAACTCAAGACCTCCCTGAACAAATACTCCAGTTATTTCGCCATCTTTATATTCGCCATCATAAACAATAGCCAGGTTGCTCACCATAAATTTAATTTTAGGATTAATAAAAACGGTAGAAGTTACAGGAATATTTTTTGCCCCTTGATCCGGACTATCCATTGTGGTACTAAATCCATCGTCAGTTTTTGTTACATTAAAAACAAGCCTTAACTGTGTGCCTTGTACTTTTAAAACACCATGCCACTTGCCTGTAATGTCTTGAGCAATAGATGTAAATGTAGTTAGTAAAGTCATTAATAAAACGGCAAACCTCTTCATAGTAATCGTACTGTTATTTGTATGTATGGATGGTGATTTTTGTGTGATGTATTAAAATACAATCAAATCTATACCTTAAGATTTCAAGTTAACAATTCTGTTTTTATTAAACATCTTTTTCAATGCATTAAACTCTTTCTGAGTTTTAATATCATTTAAGTCCCGCTTTTTCCCGTTTTTTAATTCAACTGAAAATCTTGTTCTTCCAAAAATAGAGGTTTCACTTAATCCCTTTATAGTATCTATTGGAATCTTCTCTGATGTCGATTTTTTAAATATGAAAAGGTATAACACCA contains:
- a CDS encoding alpha/beta hydrolase family protein — translated: MKRFAVLLMTLLTTFTSIAQDITGKWHGVLKVQGTQLRLVFNVTKTDDGFSTTMDSPDQGAKNIPVTSTVFINPKIKFMVSNLAIVYDGEYKDGEITGVFVQGGLEFPMNLSREPIEKDIVNRPQEPKKPYPYNSEAVTFKNTKADITLSGTLTLPKNGTNFPVVILISGSGPQNRDEELLGHKPFLVISDYLTKHGIAVLRYDDRGVGQSSGDFKTATTADFATDVESAMAYLKTRQDINSHKIGLVGHSEGGLIAPMVASKSKDVNFMVLLAGPGISGYDIFLLQSELINKANGLDESALQQELAFLKTNLDVVVKGNDLDAIKSVLTDTLHKQLLSQPELLPKGMEAKDVDTFADTFTTPWFHYFLKYNPSVSLEQVQCPVLAINGEKDLQVPPKENLSAIEQALIRGGNKNISIKELPNLNHLFQDAITGSPNEYSTIEQTFSPDALEEITNWILLQTK